The following DNA comes from Chitinophaga nivalis.
GACCAATCACCAGGCAAAAACACCTTTACCGCTGGACCAGCTGCAACAGGTACACCAGCAACTCATCTACCGGCATATGGCCTGGCTTACGGCGCTGCGTTATCAGCTCAGAGAACCCAGAAGCTGGGAAAATATGCGCAAACGTTACAACCGGGAGTATCAGGAGAAAGTATATAAAGTACCGGAGCAGGAACACCGATTGGAAGATATCCTGCCCAGGTATTTATCTCCGGAGGAAGAAAATTATATTCTCGCCAAAAAGAACCGCGCGGCACAGATCATCAGTTTACAGTCTGCCCAACTGCGAGATCTGTTGCAGGCAGGATTGATCGATAACTTCCGGCATATGGCGCTGGAAGGGGTGCTGAAAGATTTTTACAACCAGCAGGGAGGCTGTGAGCGGATCAAGAACTTCCCTTATCCCCGGCAGTTTGCCAGTATTAACCTGTTTTTCGTACGCTTATTCATTATCATGATGCCTTTCGGCATGTTACAGGAATTCGGTAAACTAGGCGGCTGGCTGGTCTGGTTTTCGGTACCGGCCAGCTTAATGGTATCCTGGGTGTTCAATGCGATGGAAAAGGTAGGGGAAAGTAC
Coding sequences within:
- a CDS encoding bestrophin family protein, yielding MHTGNHYKLKEFLLWTRRDSYWIFFLAVVPTSLYYFLDWKWLAIPWVPIAMIGTAAAFIVGFRNNATYSRLWEARQLWGSIVNSSRSWGIMVRDFVTNHQAKTPLPLDQLQQVHQQLIYRHMAWLTALRYQLREPRSWENMRKRYNREYQEKVYKVPEQEHRLEDILPRYLSPEEENYILAKKNRAAQIISLQSAQLRDLLQAGLIDNFRHMALEGVLKDFYNQQGGCERIKNFPYPRQFASINLFFVRLFIIMMPFGMLQEFGKLGGWLVWFSVPASLMVSWVFNAMEKVGESTENPFEGSANDVPISALSRTIEIDLREMLEEKDLPPALQPENNILL